The following proteins are co-located in the Paludibaculum fermentans genome:
- a CDS encoding vanadium-dependent haloperoxidase: MWKRLLFTLAVAAAHSHAAVNPVAFWNTIAGRAFAPTQGTNPVAQSRTYAILHASIHDTLNAIDARYGSYTPGLPRDPAASVEAAVAATSHWVLGALVPDQFSLINAVYASELATIADGPAKARGIALGEAVAQATLRRREQDGADRSNDPMFLPRTGPGEYQFTEPFNFAAFPGWGRVTPFAIDLKEHDLDGPLPLSSARYARDFQLVKELGSLDSRTRTDEQSEIARFWYEDSPLGWNRIAFVVIRRKNLDLWQTARAFALVNFAMADAYIAGFDAKYKFRFWRPVTAIQNAGSDGNDRTEPDTGWQPFQPTPPVPDYPSTHSLVGAAAAEVLIDLFGDRIRYETTSSTLPGVTRSFRGFSEAAEENGESRIFAGIHFPHAVRDGLRQGRGIGRAVGKLLPPVRKSSTD, from the coding sequence ATGTGGAAACGCTTATTGTTCACACTGGCAGTCGCGGCCGCCCACTCGCACGCCGCTGTCAACCCCGTCGCCTTCTGGAACACCATAGCCGGAAGGGCATTTGCCCCGACGCAAGGTACCAACCCTGTCGCCCAATCCAGGACCTATGCCATCCTGCACGCCTCCATTCACGACACTTTGAATGCGATTGACGCCCGCTACGGCTCGTACACGCCAGGACTGCCGCGGGATCCGGCGGCGTCTGTCGAGGCGGCCGTCGCGGCCACCTCCCATTGGGTCCTGGGGGCACTCGTCCCCGATCAATTCAGTCTGATCAACGCCGTCTATGCCAGCGAACTGGCCACCATAGCCGACGGACCGGCCAAGGCCCGCGGCATCGCTCTCGGCGAGGCAGTTGCACAAGCGACTCTCCGGCGGCGGGAACAGGACGGCGCGGACCGCTCGAACGACCCGATGTTCCTCCCTCGGACCGGCCCTGGCGAGTATCAGTTCACTGAGCCCTTCAACTTCGCGGCCTTCCCGGGCTGGGGCCGGGTGACGCCCTTCGCCATCGATCTGAAGGAGCACGATCTCGATGGCCCGTTGCCACTCTCCAGCGCGCGCTATGCACGGGATTTCCAGCTCGTAAAGGAGCTCGGGAGCCTGGACAGCCGCACGCGCACTGACGAGCAGTCCGAGATCGCCCGCTTCTGGTACGAGGATTCGCCCCTCGGTTGGAACCGCATCGCCTTCGTGGTCATCCGCCGCAAGAATCTGGATCTCTGGCAGACCGCCAGAGCCTTCGCTCTGGTCAACTTCGCCATGGCCGATGCCTACATTGCCGGCTTCGACGCGAAGTACAAGTTCCGGTTCTGGCGTCCGGTGACCGCCATCCAGAATGCCGGCAGCGACGGTAACGATCGCACGGAGCCCGATACCGGCTGGCAGCCTTTTCAACCGACTCCTCCGGTGCCCGACTACCCCTCCACGCACAGCCTCGTCGGCGCGGCCGCGGCCGAGGTCCTGATCGATCTCTTCGGCGACCGCATCCGCTACGAAACAACCAGCTCAACCCTGCCGGGGGTCACTCGCAGCTTCCGCGGCTTCTCTGAGGCAGCCGAGGAGAACGGCGAGTCGCGCATCTTTGCGGGCATTCACTTTCCGCATGCCGTGCGGGACGGACTCCGCCAGGGACGCGGCATCGGCAGGGCCGTGGGCAAGCTGCTGCCCCCTGTTCGCAAATCATCGACCGACTGA
- a CDS encoding class I SAM-dependent methyltransferase, translating into MNINEQKLHALLGKAVSDFGAVFLAPLILIGDSLGLYRAMRGGHPATSADLAGRTGTAERYVREWLNAHAAAGYVDYHAETGTYSLSPEQSMLFAEEGGPAFIVGAFQVATGAGAIRPALEQAFRTGEGLPWHQHDHQVFHGTERFFRSGYVANLVSNWIPAIAGVQESLTKGGCVADVGCGHGASTLLLAQAFPNSRFFGFDAHAASIEAARERAAAQGLSDRVQFAVAHAQDFPGTGYDLVTIFDALHDLGDPAGAAAHVRSTLKPDGAWMIVEPFADDRLEANFNPVGRAYFSASTLLCTPCSLSQEVGLALGAQAGEARLRALVTQSGFSLFRRAAQTPFNLVFEARI; encoded by the coding sequence ATGAATATCAACGAACAAAAACTGCATGCCCTCCTGGGCAAAGCTGTGTCGGACTTCGGAGCCGTGTTTTTAGCCCCGCTGATCCTCATCGGGGACAGTCTCGGCCTGTACCGCGCCATGCGGGGTGGCCACCCGGCCACATCGGCCGATCTCGCGGGTCGCACCGGCACAGCCGAACGCTATGTGCGCGAGTGGCTCAATGCGCACGCCGCGGCAGGCTATGTCGATTATCACGCCGAAACAGGAACCTACTCGCTCTCACCGGAGCAGTCCATGCTGTTCGCCGAGGAAGGCGGACCCGCGTTCATCGTGGGCGCCTTCCAGGTGGCGACGGGCGCGGGGGCCATCCGTCCGGCTCTGGAACAGGCGTTTCGAACCGGCGAGGGACTACCCTGGCATCAGCACGACCACCAGGTCTTTCATGGCACCGAGCGCTTCTTTCGCTCCGGCTATGTGGCCAACCTGGTCTCGAACTGGATCCCCGCTATCGCCGGAGTTCAGGAGTCCCTGACGAAGGGGGGCTGCGTGGCCGACGTTGGCTGTGGCCACGGGGCTTCCACCCTCCTGCTGGCGCAGGCCTTCCCGAACTCGCGGTTCTTTGGGTTCGATGCGCACGCCGCTTCTATTGAGGCGGCGCGAGAGCGGGCCGCGGCCCAGGGTCTCTCAGACAGGGTCCAGTTCGCTGTCGCCCACGCCCAGGACTTTCCGGGGACCGGCTACGATCTGGTGACGATCTTCGATGCTCTCCACGATCTGGGCGACCCGGCCGGCGCCGCCGCGCATGTCCGCTCCACCCTGAAGCCGGACGGAGCCTGGATGATCGTTGAACCCTTTGCGGATGATCGGTTGGAGGCGAACTTCAATCCGGTTGGCCGCGCGTACTTCTCGGCTTCGACACTGCTTTGTACACCGTGCTCCCTGTCACAGGAAGTCGGACTTGCGCTGGGAGCGCAGGCTGGCGAGGCACGCCTGCGGGCCCTCGTGACCCAATCGGGGTTCAGCTTGTTCCGCCGGGCCGCCCAAACACCCTTCAACCTGGTCTTTGAGGCCCGGATTTGA
- a CDS encoding YdhR family protein gives MILQINFTLDAPVAKYRNLVDSGAQAFLDVPGLRWKIWLLNPAAREAGGIYLFDSQASLDAYLDGPLVAQLKALTGIRNLSMKRFEVMPEPTALTRGPFDAERASGTSGLPGGRG, from the coding sequence ATGATTCTGCAGATCAACTTCACCCTCGATGCGCCAGTTGCGAAATACCGGAATCTGGTTGATTCTGGCGCCCAGGCCTTCCTCGATGTCCCTGGACTCAGGTGGAAGATCTGGCTTCTGAATCCGGCCGCAAGGGAGGCCGGCGGCATCTATCTCTTCGACAGCCAGGCGTCCCTGGATGCATACCTGGATGGTCCCTTGGTAGCACAACTGAAAGCGCTCACGGGCATACGAAACCTCTCGATGAAGCGGTTCGAAGTCATGCCGGAGCCTACGGCCTTGACCCGCGGGCCTTTTGATGCGGAGCGCGCGTCAGGCACATCTGGACTCCCCGGCGGAAGAGGGTGA
- the arfB gene encoding alternative ribosome rescue aminoacyl-tRNA hydrolase ArfB, whose amino-acid sequence MPIFIPDSEITMTFVRASGPGGQNVNKVSTAVELRFDTNQSRSLPPDVRQRLLALAGHRATQEGVVIIMSRVHRTQEANRAEARARLDELIARAEVVPKTRRPSRPTLGSKLRRLTAKSQRSSAKKLRGPASED is encoded by the coding sequence TTGCCCATATTCATTCCAGATTCTGAAATCACCATGACCTTTGTTCGCGCTTCCGGTCCCGGCGGCCAGAACGTCAACAAGGTTTCCACCGCGGTGGAACTGCGCTTCGATACCAACCAATCCCGCTCGCTGCCCCCGGATGTACGCCAGCGCCTGCTGGCGTTAGCCGGCCATCGCGCCACGCAGGAGGGCGTGGTGATCATCATGTCCCGCGTGCACCGGACGCAGGAGGCGAATCGAGCCGAAGCCAGGGCGCGACTGGACGAGCTGATCGCCCGCGCGGAAGTTGTGCCGAAAACGCGCCGTCCGAGCCGTCCCACGCTCGGCTCGAAGCTCCGGCGGCTCACGGCAAAATCGCAACGCTCCTCCGCTAAGAAACTGCGCGGCCCGGCTAGCGAAGACTGA
- a CDS encoding general stress protein → MESKNTAVFGIYKNSTYAESAVDHLIASGFSNNDISVLLPDAQSSKDFAHEKSTKAPEGTTTGVATGGVLGGTLGLLAGIGALAIPGIGPFIAAGPIMGALAGLGVGGAVGGLIGALVGMGIPEYEAKRYEGRVKDGGVLLSVHCDTSAEISKAKDVLKQSGAEDISSTGEAAAQAQSA, encoded by the coding sequence ATGGAAAGCAAGAACACAGCAGTCTTCGGCATTTACAAGAACAGCACTTACGCGGAGAGCGCGGTCGATCACCTCATCGCGTCGGGATTCTCCAACAACGACATCTCGGTGCTGCTGCCGGACGCGCAGAGCTCGAAAGATTTCGCGCACGAGAAGAGCACCAAGGCGCCTGAGGGCACAACGACGGGCGTTGCAACGGGAGGAGTGCTGGGCGGCACGCTCGGTCTGCTGGCCGGCATCGGAGCACTGGCCATCCCGGGCATTGGTCCGTTCATCGCGGCCGGACCGATCATGGGGGCGCTGGCTGGCCTCGGTGTCGGCGGCGCTGTCGGCGGATTGATCGGAGCGCTGGTGGGCATGGGCATCCCGGAGTATGAGGCCAAGCGGTATGAAGGCCGAGTCAAGGACGGGGGCGTATTGCTCTCGGTTCACTGTGATACGTCGGCGGAGATCTCGAAGGCGAAGGATGTGTTGAAACAATCGGGCGCCGAAGATATCTCCTCCACCGGCGAAGCAGCTGCCCAGGCGCAGAGCGCGTAA
- a CDS encoding BON domain-containing protein — translation MRYKTAVVTVFFCAAAAIGYGQTPSTTAPKADNTKVNKRDRNAGQATADQQKTNEGDQALTQKIRQAVMADKTLSTYAHNVKIISQNGVVTLKGPVKTEAEKKSIVAKAVEATGDASKVTDQISIKH, via the coding sequence ATGAGATACAAAACGGCAGTTGTCACTGTATTCTTCTGTGCCGCAGCCGCCATCGGCTACGGACAGACGCCTTCCACCACCGCTCCGAAGGCGGATAACACGAAGGTGAACAAGCGTGACCGGAACGCCGGTCAGGCCACCGCCGACCAGCAGAAGACGAATGAGGGGGACCAGGCGCTCACTCAGAAGATCCGGCAAGCCGTCATGGCGGACAAGACACTTTCCACCTATGCCCACAACGTCAAGATCATCAGCCAGAACGGCGTTGTGACCTTGAAGGGACCGGTCAAGACGGAAGCCGAGAAGAAGTCGATCGTGGCAAAGGCTGTGGAAGCCACCGGCGATGCGAGCAAAGTGACCGATCAGATTTCGATCAAGCACTAG
- a CDS encoding ferritin-like domain-containing protein, protein MNQLKDLLVDELRDLLHAEGQLLTALPKMAKAAHHPKLKETFLNHLHQTEGQVERLKAAFDLLGEKPEPKPCKAMMGLVTEGAETIKEGEERPMIAADLGLIAAAQRVEHYEISGYGTARSLARQIGETQVARLLTQTLGEEESADFLLTELSKPLMQEASSAMSKTQRKSAKAGK, encoded by the coding sequence ATGAACCAACTGAAAGACCTGCTCGTTGACGAATTACGCGACCTTCTTCATGCGGAGGGCCAGTTGTTGACAGCCCTGCCGAAGATGGCTAAGGCCGCGCATCATCCAAAGCTCAAGGAGACCTTCCTGAATCACCTCCACCAGACGGAGGGTCAGGTGGAACGGCTAAAAGCCGCGTTCGACCTGCTGGGCGAGAAGCCGGAGCCGAAGCCCTGCAAGGCAATGATGGGGCTGGTGACAGAGGGCGCCGAAACCATCAAAGAGGGCGAGGAGAGGCCGATGATTGCCGCCGACCTCGGGTTGATCGCCGCCGCGCAGAGAGTGGAACACTACGAGATCTCAGGATATGGGACGGCCCGCAGCCTAGCCCGGCAGATCGGCGAAACGCAAGTCGCCAGGCTGCTCACGCAAACGTTGGGTGAAGAGGAGAGCGCCGATTTCCTACTGACGGAACTGAGCAAGCCACTGATGCAGGAAGCCAGCTCCGCAATGAGCAAGACGCAGAGAAAGTCCGCCAAAGCGGGAAAGTAG
- a CDS encoding methyl-accepting chemotaxis protein: protein MIKQYSDTPTNGTTSSRNRLALNRLGPQKGSTTPIEARKLPESRDQADDLSQSRLSARKLAEEKARARTVARAQAVAEKLSTATDQVASAITEATGAVEELEKTMHTIAAGADQASAAAEESRAAINQIEKASDGANGRAEESLRRVNDLQGLVRSTTTDLEALIKGVGEAADANIDSAKMIGELERQSEEIGKIVHAVTRIADQTNLLALNAAIEAARAGEHGKGFAVVADEVRNLAEISEKSARGIQEVVNEIQNQVKVVAGDTEAAGRKGREEVDKAKVITQALLAIATDFEEIQANCAEIQKNAAEALSGAKTYLKGAEEIAAAAEEATSACQEAQKSTQEQSKAYSEMSDAARSLAEMAELLKTSTNAQKSAEELAATAEELSTNAEELKASSQQIAIAIEQISKAAGAQAKAAEASNTLGAQMRHAAKGMSDRAESSVERALATQKLLATNKVNVDALIVNVGKSAVAAVDSARNILELEERTRRIDKIVDAIVMVTVQTKMLAVNGNVEAARAGEYGRGFSVVAGDIRSLANESSENADRIKDLVKNVQTQITKVAGDIELAGSRGRAEVERAKVSTANLDRIATESNIVVTAIREIARASVEAAAGLEQAGKASQQIAAAAEETGRASTEAAGASEQGLKAAQEIAQAIEDIASQADELQNG, encoded by the coding sequence ATGATCAAGCAGTACTCAGATACACCCACAAATGGCACGACCAGCTCGCGGAACCGTTTGGCCCTGAATCGTCTTGGGCCGCAAAAGGGTTCCACCACGCCAATCGAGGCGAGGAAGCTCCCGGAGTCACGCGATCAGGCCGATGACCTCTCCCAGAGCCGCCTCAGCGCCAGGAAACTGGCGGAGGAAAAGGCGCGCGCCAGGACCGTTGCCCGCGCACAGGCCGTGGCGGAGAAACTGTCCACCGCCACAGACCAGGTAGCCAGCGCCATCACCGAGGCCACCGGCGCGGTGGAAGAGTTGGAAAAAACGATGCACACCATCGCGGCCGGCGCAGATCAGGCGTCGGCTGCCGCCGAGGAGTCACGCGCCGCGATCAACCAGATTGAGAAGGCGTCGGACGGTGCGAACGGCCGCGCCGAAGAATCCCTGCGCCGGGTAAACGATTTACAGGGGCTCGTCAGGTCCACGACGACGGACCTCGAAGCGCTCATCAAGGGAGTCGGCGAAGCCGCTGACGCCAATATCGATTCCGCCAAAATGATCGGCGAACTCGAACGGCAGTCCGAAGAGATCGGCAAAATTGTCCATGCCGTAACCCGGATTGCCGATCAGACCAACCTGCTTGCCCTGAACGCAGCCATCGAAGCGGCCCGCGCTGGCGAACACGGCAAGGGATTTGCCGTAGTCGCCGATGAAGTGCGAAATCTTGCCGAGATCAGCGAGAAGAGCGCCCGCGGCATCCAGGAAGTTGTCAACGAGATTCAGAACCAGGTGAAAGTGGTAGCCGGGGACACGGAAGCGGCCGGCAGGAAGGGCCGCGAAGAGGTGGACAAGGCCAAGGTCATCACCCAGGCTCTGCTGGCAATCGCCACGGACTTCGAGGAGATTCAGGCAAATTGCGCGGAGATTCAGAAGAACGCCGCGGAGGCCCTCTCCGGCGCCAAGACCTATCTGAAGGGAGCCGAGGAGATCGCCGCCGCCGCCGAGGAAGCGACCTCTGCCTGCCAGGAAGCGCAGAAATCGACTCAGGAGCAGTCCAAGGCGTATTCCGAAATGAGCGACGCTGCGCGCTCGCTGGCCGAGATGGCGGAATTGCTCAAGACGTCGACCAATGCGCAGAAGTCGGCCGAGGAACTGGCCGCGACAGCCGAGGAACTCTCCACCAATGCCGAAGAGCTAAAAGCGTCGTCTCAACAGATTGCCATCGCCATCGAGCAGATCAGCAAGGCCGCTGGTGCCCAGGCCAAGGCTGCGGAAGCCTCCAACACCTTGGGCGCTCAAATGCGGCATGCCGCCAAAGGCATGAGCGACCGTGCGGAATCGAGCGTGGAAAGAGCCCTGGCGACCCAAAAACTTCTCGCCACCAACAAGGTCAACGTGGATGCGCTGATCGTCAATGTGGGCAAGAGCGCCGTGGCCGCCGTCGATTCCGCCAGAAACATCCTGGAACTGGAGGAACGCACCCGTCGCATCGACAAGATCGTCGACGCGATTGTGATGGTGACGGTCCAGACCAAGATGCTTGCCGTGAATGGAAACGTCGAAGCGGCGCGCGCCGGAGAATATGGCCGGGGCTTTTCGGTGGTGGCTGGAGACATCCGGTCGCTCGCCAACGAAAGCAGCGAAAACGCCGATCGCATCAAGGATCTGGTCAAGAACGTACAGACTCAGATCACAAAGGTCGCGGGGGATATCGAACTGGCCGGAAGCCGGGGCCGGGCCGAAGTGGAACGCGCGAAGGTTTCTACGGCGAATCTGGATCGCATCGCAACGGAATCCAACATCGTCGTGACGGCCATCCGCGAGATCGCGAGAGCCTCCGTGGAGGCTGCCGCCGGGCTGGAACAGGCGGGCAAAGCAAGCCAGCAAATCGCGGCCGCCGCTGAGGAAACAGGCCGCGCCTCCACTGAAGCGGCGGGCGCCTCGGAGCAGGGACTGAAGGCCGCGCAGGAGATCGCTCAGGCCATTGAGGATATCGCTTCCCAGGCCGATGAACTGCAGAACGGGTAA
- a CDS encoding chemotaxis protein CheW — MQNDTLPASGGLKDESQLVTFLLNDEEFGFDIMSVQEIIRPPKLAKVPRTPPYVDGIANLRGVVLPVIDMRTRFGMERAPQTDRTRVLVVDINGVKTGLQVDRVKQVTSVLRSEMEPPPAAIRGTTADYLEGVVKLDKGQRIVMALNAAHVCEIGVTATTASSNKLAAREKLAGAGSTGPLTGADAKVQKVVTFRLAKEEFAFHMEHVREILRVQTPKQVPDVPGYVLGVLTVRGQILPVIDLRRLLHQRPLADEFADSCRQLREDYECWIDRASKLFAGGTQSKLEASVTEQFRKWQSETNSSSQLLMESLAQARGLNEKVIKQLQMRARHEECGDRDAAAACAGEALSAGRETLAALRQFEQQVAQNIQEDQRIIVVDAEGLALGLVVDHVHEVLNVPKNLMEPPPRVKSSGGMELSGVARLDEGSRLIMMLDVGNLMKDQTLRAVQDSSLHADEAALAGEVCSTGAGSQDLSEVQLVTFMLGPEEYGIPISQIQEIDRLSRITKVPKAAEFIEGITNLRGEVIPVLDTRKRFDLEVRPADDRTRIIIVDLGGVKTGLVVDSVREVLNLARKDIALPPDSIGSGIDQQFISGIGKVDAGKRMIVVLDVERILSRQEQAQLSETAN, encoded by the coding sequence ATGCAAAACGACACTCTACCAGCCTCCGGCGGCCTGAAGGACGAAAGCCAACTGGTCACCTTTCTGCTGAACGATGAAGAGTTTGGCTTCGACATCATGTCGGTCCAGGAAATCATCCGTCCTCCCAAGCTGGCGAAAGTCCCCCGTACACCTCCCTATGTGGACGGCATCGCCAATCTGCGCGGCGTCGTCCTGCCAGTCATTGATATGCGCACCCGCTTTGGAATGGAGCGGGCTCCGCAGACCGATCGCACCAGGGTTCTGGTCGTCGATATCAATGGAGTCAAGACCGGTTTACAGGTGGACCGCGTCAAACAGGTCACCAGCGTATTGCGCAGCGAAATGGAACCGCCCCCCGCGGCGATCCGAGGTACCACTGCGGACTATCTCGAGGGCGTAGTGAAACTGGACAAGGGACAGCGCATCGTCATGGCCCTCAACGCGGCTCATGTCTGCGAAATCGGCGTGACGGCAACGACGGCTTCGTCGAACAAGCTCGCTGCACGCGAAAAGCTCGCCGGCGCGGGATCGACGGGTCCCCTGACAGGCGCCGACGCCAAAGTTCAGAAGGTGGTCACCTTCCGGCTCGCAAAGGAGGAATTCGCCTTTCATATGGAGCATGTCCGGGAGATCCTGCGCGTGCAGACGCCAAAGCAGGTTCCGGACGTGCCCGGCTACGTGTTGGGCGTGCTGACGGTTCGAGGTCAGATTCTCCCGGTCATCGATCTGCGCAGGCTGCTTCACCAGCGTCCGCTGGCGGATGAGTTCGCGGATAGCTGCCGGCAATTGCGGGAGGACTATGAGTGCTGGATTGATCGGGCATCGAAACTCTTCGCAGGCGGGACGCAATCAAAGCTGGAAGCTTCCGTCACCGAGCAGTTCCGGAAGTGGCAATCTGAGACAAACAGTTCCAGCCAACTCCTGATGGAGTCCCTGGCTCAGGCCCGTGGGCTGAACGAGAAAGTGATCAAGCAACTCCAGATGCGGGCCAGGCACGAAGAGTGCGGTGATCGCGACGCCGCGGCCGCCTGCGCCGGCGAGGCGCTCTCGGCAGGCCGTGAGACGCTGGCTGCCCTGCGCCAGTTTGAACAGCAGGTGGCCCAGAACATCCAGGAAGACCAGCGCATCATTGTTGTGGATGCCGAAGGACTCGCCTTGGGTCTGGTGGTGGATCACGTTCATGAGGTGCTCAACGTTCCAAAGAACCTGATGGAGCCGCCGCCTCGCGTTAAGTCGAGCGGCGGCATGGAACTGTCCGGTGTCGCCCGGCTGGATGAAGGCTCCCGGCTGATCATGATGTTGGACGTCGGCAATCTCATGAAAGACCAAACACTACGCGCCGTCCAGGATTCTTCCCTCCATGCGGATGAAGCGGCGCTGGCCGGGGAGGTCTGTAGCACCGGCGCGGGCTCACAGGACTTGAGTGAAGTTCAGCTGGTGACCTTCATGCTCGGCCCTGAAGAATATGGCATTCCTATTTCGCAGATCCAGGAGATAGACCGTCTTTCCAGGATCACCAAAGTACCAAAGGCTGCCGAGTTCATCGAGGGGATCACGAACCTGCGCGGAGAAGTCATCCCCGTGCTGGACACACGGAAGCGCTTCGATCTCGAGGTGCGACCGGCCGACGACCGTACGAGGATCATCATCGTCGATCTTGGCGGCGTGAAGACGGGGCTGGTGGTCGACTCCGTGCGCGAAGTCCTGAATCTTGCCAGGAAGGACATCGCTCTCCCGCCCGATTCGATCGGTTCCGGAATCGATCAGCAGTTCATCTCTGGAATCGGCAAGGTCGATGCCGGCAAGCGAATGATCGTGGTGCTTGACGTGGAGCGGATTCTCTCCCGGCAGGAGCAGGCGCAGCTCTCCGAGACTGCCAACTAG
- a CDS encoding protein-glutamate methylesterase/protein-glutamine glutaminase — MRKTRVLVADDSALMRQTFKRIIAASTDLELVGLARDGEDAISKARQLRPDVVSMDINMPKLDGITALQMILQEKICPVVMVSSLTQLGTATTFECLELGAFDFIAKPDGTVSSNMGLVADELLSKLRAAASRGIVNRPPRSRERRLPSRPPLHEAFAGTPQTRAVAIGISTGGPATLQEVLPQIPADVPASIFLVQHMPPSFIASFAKRLDDHCALKVVEARSGMPVEPGICYVAPGGMHLCLHRKMTGEVVIRTPTTPTTLFMPSVGVMMASILNIYGSGTIGVLMTGIGDDGADQMVAIRQAGGHTIAESEQTAVVYGMPREAVERGGACVVAPSHQVAEEILKAVRRTTE; from the coding sequence ATGAGAAAAACCCGAGTGTTGGTGGCGGATGATTCTGCCCTGATGCGGCAGACCTTCAAACGGATCATCGCCGCTTCAACTGATCTTGAACTGGTGGGGCTCGCCCGGGACGGCGAGGATGCAATCTCCAAGGCCCGGCAGTTGCGGCCCGATGTCGTCTCGATGGACATCAATATGCCGAAGCTCGATGGGATCACTGCTCTCCAGATGATCCTCCAGGAGAAGATCTGCCCGGTCGTCATGGTTTCATCCCTCACTCAACTCGGAACTGCGACAACCTTCGAGTGCCTGGAGTTGGGGGCGTTCGATTTCATCGCCAAGCCGGATGGCACGGTCTCCTCCAACATGGGCCTCGTGGCGGACGAACTGCTATCGAAGCTCAGGGCCGCGGCGTCCCGAGGCATCGTGAACCGTCCTCCGCGCAGCCGTGAACGCCGGCTTCCGTCCAGGCCGCCACTCCACGAGGCATTTGCGGGCACTCCACAAACGAGAGCGGTTGCGATCGGAATCTCCACCGGCGGGCCGGCGACTCTGCAGGAGGTGCTGCCACAGATCCCGGCGGATGTGCCCGCCAGCATCTTCCTCGTTCAACACATGCCGCCCTCCTTCATTGCCTCGTTTGCGAAGCGGCTGGACGACCACTGCGCACTCAAGGTGGTGGAAGCGCGTTCGGGGATGCCTGTCGAGCCCGGCATCTGCTATGTGGCGCCGGGCGGAATGCATCTGTGTCTGCATCGCAAAATGACCGGTGAGGTGGTCATCCGCACGCCCACCACGCCCACCACGCTGTTCATGCCATCGGTGGGCGTCATGATGGCGTCGATTCTGAACATTTATGGCTCCGGCACGATCGGCGTCCTGATGACCGGCATCGGCGATGACGGCGCGGACCAGATGGTGGCCATCCGCCAGGCTGGAGGCCACACCATCGCCGAGAGCGAACAGACCGCCGTGGTCTACGGAATGCCTCGCGAAGCCGTCGAACGCGGTGGAGCATGCGTGGTTGCTCCCAGCCACCAGGTGGCGGAGGAAATTCTAAAGGCGGTTCGGAGAACAACGGAATGA
- a CDS encoding HEAT repeat domain-containing protein: MSTLREHIAKLGSSCEAERIDAVEDIGYLNTSGGAAVLLDHLCREPSRTVRASVFQALLRIDGDTAIQGCLGLLESEDPQLRNQAVDVLRRKGPKAIPFLSAAMREGGKDIRKLVLDAMSGTQVRGAREIYAAGLSDEDPNVVITAVENLGRIRAQEFRGPIEDLLHAASHPMLLVACVEALVSIGQPESLAAIRRRFPDLTTLPDLFVPAYLKAMAAHGAQAEFDEVVGLLQARGRNLRPAILGALLAMCPRCHTPQAGRHLLPILGAVVEDGGPPLCRYQATKAMGYWAGGDEVYAFLLQCLASPERLVRLGAVESLRLANRREVGLILAAHALEESDDEVLQALNCNEEHHARYLS; the protein is encoded by the coding sequence ATGAGCACTCTCAGGGAACACATCGCGAAGTTGGGCAGCTCCTGTGAAGCAGAACGAATTGATGCGGTGGAGGATATCGGCTATCTGAACACCTCCGGCGGCGCGGCCGTGCTCCTGGATCACCTCTGCCGGGAGCCCTCGCGGACGGTACGGGCTTCCGTTTTCCAGGCCCTGCTTCGAATCGATGGAGACACGGCCATACAAGGCTGTCTTGGGTTGCTCGAAAGCGAAGATCCCCAACTCCGGAATCAGGCCGTGGATGTGCTGCGCCGCAAAGGCCCGAAGGCGATTCCGTTCCTGTCCGCGGCCATGCGGGAGGGCGGCAAGGACATCCGGAAACTCGTTCTTGATGCCATGAGCGGAACTCAGGTCAGGGGCGCCCGGGAGATCTATGCCGCCGGGCTCTCCGATGAGGATCCGAACGTCGTGATCACCGCGGTGGAGAATCTTGGACGGATTCGCGCCCAGGAGTTCCGCGGCCCCATCGAGGACCTGCTCCACGCGGCCTCGCATCCCATGCTGCTGGTCGCTTGCGTAGAGGCGCTGGTCAGCATCGGCCAGCCGGAATCGTTGGCCGCAATCCGGCGCCGGTTTCCGGATCTGACGACGCTGCCGGATCTCTTTGTGCCGGCGTATTTGAAGGCTATGGCCGCCCATGGGGCTCAAGCTGAGTTTGATGAGGTAGTGGGACTCCTGCAGGCGCGCGGCCGGAACTTGCGCCCCGCAATTCTTGGAGCCCTCCTTGCCATGTGCCCGCGCTGCCACACGCCGCAGGCGGGCCGCCATCTGCTGCCCATCCTGGGCGCGGTGGTGGAGGATGGGGGTCCTCCGCTGTGCCGTTACCAGGCGACCAAAGCAATGGGCTACTGGGCGGGCGGCGATGAAGTTTATGCCTTCCTCCTCCAGTGCCTGGCAAGCCCGGAGCGTCTCGTTCGGCTGGGGGCCGTTGAGTCTCTTCGTCTGGCGAACCGGCGCGAAGTAGGACTCATTCTTGCTGCGCATGCGCTTGAGGAATCCGACGACGAGGTCCTGCAGGCGCTGAACTGCAACGAGGAGCATCATGCCAGATATCTCAGTTGA